In Nicotiana tabacum cultivar K326 chromosome 17, ASM71507v2, whole genome shotgun sequence, one DNA window encodes the following:
- the LOC107832199 gene encoding uncharacterized protein LOC107832199 → MELISLHFSPFITTTGTLKSRDCNALSTRIYPLGSTKSKESASRVFRVTSALAETAVSIAVAATVVGAAATILVRRTKASEAIEAPPKICEDCGGSGICAECRGEGFVLKRMSDENSERARLMAKNAATRYTAGLPKKWSYCMKCNAARSCNSCGGSGKLN, encoded by the exons CAACCGGAACATTGAAATCTAGAGATTGCAATGCGTTATCTACACGCATTTATCCTCTTGGTTCGACCAAGTCAAAAGAATCTGCTAGCAGAGTGTTCAGAGTAACTTCTGCACTTGCAGAAACAGCAGTGTCTATTGCAGTTGCTGCCACAGTTGTGGGTGCTGCAGCAACTATTCTTGTAAGGAGAACTAAAGCTTCTGAAGCAATTGAG GCCCCGCCGAAAATCTGTGAAGACTGCGGTGGCTCTGGAATTTGTGCAGAATGCAGAGGGGAAGGGTTTGTGCTAAAAAGGATGTCCGATGAAAATTCTGAGAGAGCAAGACTGATGGCAAAGAACGCAGCCACAAGATATACAGCAGG GCTTCCCAAAAAGTGGAGCTACTGTATGAAATGCAACGCGGCTCGCTCCTGTAATTCATGTGGCGGCAGTGGGAAGTTGAACTAA